From the genome of Hemiscyllium ocellatum isolate sHemOce1 chromosome 6, sHemOce1.pat.X.cur, whole genome shotgun sequence:
tgattttgtgaacctctataagatcacccctcaacatccTTTGCTTCTGTGATAAAAGTCCCAGACTTTCCAGTCTATATTTATACTTCAAACAGTCCATTCccgccaacatcctggtaaatcttttctgaaccctgtccaatttaataatctctttcctataacagggcgaccagaactggacatagcaCTCCAAACGTGgccacaccaatgtcctgtacaattcaACATGACAACTCAACTCCTGAAGTGAAAGAGTTTTGGAGATTGAAGTAAGAAGGAAGGTTGAGGGCTGTGTCCTGTGCTGTGAATTGACAGCATCAAACAACACGTAATGTTCACAGATTGACAGTGGTTGCTTTTGTGTAAAATGAAACCCAATACAAATATGACACAGCTTAATGCAAAATAATATGGTTCATGTAATTGAGATTTTGGTGAGGAAGCAATGCAAAAAACAATGTTGGGTAACAGTTGGGGAATACCGGACAGTACGTACAATGCCATTTCATTGCAGGGGACCTGTTAACAATTAAAACAGGATGTTGGTTGTGTTGAAATTGGGTCATTAGATTCCTGGATAGGTTTCACTTGGAAAGAAAGGTTTGCATTCAGACAGTGTCTTTTGTCACCACGAGATGTGCTGAAATATTTTACAGCCCATTAAAATGTTTTATTGAAGGAGTGATTATTGTTGTTcgtagttccttgcaagtggagtcgcaggtaggtatgatagtgtagaaggtgtttggtctgctttcctttactagtcagagcattgagtatagtaggtggaaggtcatgttgtaatATTGGAAACACAACAATCAAGTCCCCCTGCACAGAGGTATGATGATGACTAATAGCTACCTTTAGGTTGACCACTAAAGACTTTGTGGTGTCAATGTTCAGGTGAATCCAATAGATACCAGAGCACACGGGACATGGATGGGAAGAGCTGAGAGATGGGGTGTGAGGTTGCGGAGGCACTTCTGTCCAGTGTCCTCGGCCAATGTTCAGCCTCCATCCAAACGTTTTGCAATAGGCCTGTCAGAAATCATGTCATGTAACTACCTTTCAATTCCAGACTATTAAGTGACAGTCtagcagctgccatggtgggatttaaccCGGTGTTCCCAGGGTAATGGCCCAGATTGCTGGATTATTCAACCAATGATTTTCTAACTTATCACCATCCTTATTTCCCCCCGCCCCTCCAATGTCTGTTACCCAGACATTCTCCTGATGTATCTCGATAGacacagatatacagcatggaaaccaaccttttggaccaacttgtccattccaatcagatatcccaacctaatctagtcccacttgtcaacacttggtccatatccctctaaacccttccaattcatatacccatccaaatgccttttaaatattgtaattgtaacagccgccagcaccacatcctctagcagctgattccatacacgcaccaccctctgcatgaaagagttgccccttagatccattttaaatttttcccctttcaccctaagcctatgtcctctaatttgaCCCAccgaccccagtgaaaagacctttgtctattcaccctatccatgcccctcataattttataaacctctataaggtcacctctcagcctctgacgctccagggaaaacagccctagcctgttcagcctctccctatagctcaaatcctccaaccctggcaacatccttgtaaatcttttctgaaccctttcaagtttcataacatccttctgataggaaggagactaaaattgcacacaatattccaacagtggcctaaccaatgttacagctgcatcatgacctcccaactcctgtactcaatactctgaccaataaaggaaagcaaaccaagattattaaattggacagggttcactatcctatctacctgcaactccactttcaaggagccatgaacctgcactccaaggtctctttgttcagcaacactccccaggacattaccattaagtgtataagtcctgtcctgctTTGCcttcccagaatgcagcacctcacatttatctaaattaaactcccatctgccattcatcagtccaatggcccatctgatcaagatcccattgtactctgaggtaaccttcttgatGTTAAACTCTGTTCTGTAATACTTCCGTAAAGGATGTTGAGATGTTCCGTTGCATAAAAGGTACTGTATCAGTGGAAGTTGTTGTAAAGTGCTCTGGAACGTTCTGACCAATGGTTTCTCAAAACCTGGATGTTGTGACCAATTCTGAGAAGGAGATGCCTCTTGGGAGTTAATTTAGTGCACTTTGGCTGCACTGAAAAAGTAGTTAGGGGGGCATTGGTCTTGAGGTGGTGGCGATAAAAATATCAGCCCTCCTTTCCACATTTCTTTCTGACAGCAGaagtttctgttttaaatggccAAAGCAGATGTTGTCACTTTGTCACTTTTAACTGTGTGAATAGCTCAGAGATGCTAAAGAGTGAAGTCCAGACAATATTAGCTGACAGACCGCGGGTGTAACAGAACTGAGGAGTTGCACTTTATAATAGGACACCTTCTGTAAGATGTGTAACCAGGTCTACCCCTTTCTTTCTAAAGGCAAAACATTGAGTGACACCAAACCTGGGTTTTAAAAGCCAGTGGACTGCAGGCAGAAAGGAAAGAGGGGTTgggtggaggggggagaggaCAAGGTGAAGCCATCTAATGCATACCAGGCACAGTTTGGATTTGCAAACTGTGTATAACACaaatttgttcttttgttttcccCTTTCTCCTTTTTTAGGTCGAGTCAGAAGCATTATGCCAGAATAGAGACCTTAACATAATCCCCACAGGTCTCCCTTTCGACATATGGAAACTGGATTTATCTGTTAATCGCATTAAGAGGCTGACAATGGAGAATCTGACTCTCTACCACTTCATTCAGTACCTGGATTTACAATCCAACCGCCTGGAGTTTATCCAACCAGGGACCTTTGCCAGCCTGTCTCACCTGGAGGTGCTTAACCTCGCAAACAACCTCTTGGATCTCAGTAAATATGGCCTCGGTAGGTTACCGCATGTGAAAAGGCTGGAGCTATCGGGTAACAGTTTGTACACTGACGTGGTTGAGGATTTTCTGAAAGAGGCCCCCTTGCTCGAGGAGCTGTCCTTGGCTAGGAACAGCATCACCAAACTCTCGGACCACACCTTCCGAGGGTCCCCCTCTTTGACCCACGTAAACCTACAGCACAACATCATCATTGAGATTGAGTCGGGGGCGTTTCAGTCGCTCTCCAATCTGTCTGTGCTTGATCTGGCCATGAACTCCATACCCTGTATCTCTGACTTCGACCTCAAGCAACTTCAGGTGCTGAACTTGAGCAAAAACAGCATTGAACACTTCCTCATGGCTGAATCGGAGGAGGAGTACTCTCTGCAATGGTTGGATCTCAGTGACAATAATTTGCTCTATTTTCCCCTCTTTCCCAAAAGGAACCGCCTCCAGCACCTCGACCTCTCACGGAATTCACTTCAAGGGCTGTCCCTACCGCCCTCCCACCTGGAAGGGAGCCTCAATCGGAATTTGCAGACAAACGTGACCAAgtcctctctctcactgcacttgACTGAATTGGTCTACTTGGATTTGAGCTACAATGAGATAACCTCCATCCCATGGGAATTCTTCCGAAACATGAACTCCTTGCGGTTCCTCAACCTCAGCAGGAACTGCCTGCACAGTTTCGTCATCGGTGAGGCCAACATGCTGAACTCGCTGGTCAACCTCGACTTGAGTTCCAACGCGTTACTGAACCTTTCACTGGCTTGGGGCAGCCTCAGCTTCCTGGAACACTTGCACCTTCAAGACAACCATCTACAGAACCTACCTTCCAATACCTTCAGGGGCCTGACCAGGATTCGGATCATTAGCCTTCATAACAACAATGTCAACATTTGTTGGGGCACCCGTTGGCCTGAGGACCATGAGAATGGGTGCACAAGTTTCTCCCGAATCAATACACTCGGGTATTTATATCTATGCAACAACAACATTAAGCACTTGCCTCCTCATGCTTTTCATCAAACTCCTCTTGTGGAGTTGGACCTGTCCTTGAATCCTGGAATGAGCATTCATCCTGAGGCTCTATCTGATCTGGAGGCTTCATTGACCAACTTGTCTTTGAAAGGCAACAGGCTTCTCTCGTTGGGCGTGAACCTGTCACGTTTTTCCAATCTCCGGACGCTGGATGTGTCTGAGAACCAGTTGACTGAGCTTGCCATCTCCAGCAGGAGCTTGTCGCTAGAAACCGTGGATCTGCGCAACAATCAGTTCAGTACCTTGCAGCAAACCTCCA
Proteins encoded in this window:
- the lrrc32 gene encoding transforming growth factor beta activator LRRC32 isoform X1, translating into MEHFLLLLIAVRSVATTSRPLEFHPCQTVESEALCQNRDLNIIPTGLPFDIWKLDLSVNRIKRLTMENLTLYHFIQYLDLQSNRLEFIQPGTFASLSHLEVLNLANNLLDLSKYGLGRLPHVKRLELSGNSLYTDVVEDFLKEAPLLEELSLARNSITKLSDHTFRGSPSLTHVNLQHNIIIEIESGAFQSLSNLSVLDLAMNSIPCISDFDLKQLQVLNLSKNSIEHFLMAESEEEYSLQWLDLSDNNLLYFPLFPKRNRLQHLDLSRNSLQGLSLPPSHLEGSLNRNLQTNVTKSSLSLHLTELVYLDLSYNEITSIPWEFFRNMNSLRFLNLSRNCLHSFVIGEANMLNSLVNLDLSSNALLNLSLAWGSLSFLEHLHLQDNHLQNLPSNTFRGLTRIRIISLHNNNVNICWGTRWPEDHENGCTSFSRINTLGYLYLCNNNIKHLPPHAFHQTPLVELDLSLNPGMSIHPEALSDLEASLTNLSLKGNRLLSLGVNLSRFSNLRTLDVSENQLTELAISSRSLSLETVDLRNNQFSTLQQTSMELLNGTLRTLLLSGNPFDCCRSTEVRWLTWVDVPDKRSVLCHYQTKDGYSQAQLFSPRPSLCQEGTRDWTTWSLLLLILMIVIFLTIVVALGCCLTRRQKVKGIFLHHVKA
- the lrrc32 gene encoding transforming growth factor beta activator LRRC32 isoform X2, which produces MENLTLYHFIQYLDLQSNRLEFIQPGTFASLSHLEVLNLANNLLDLSKYGLGRLPHVKRLELSGNSLYTDVVEDFLKEAPLLEELSLARNSITKLSDHTFRGSPSLTHVNLQHNIIIEIESGAFQSLSNLSVLDLAMNSIPCISDFDLKQLQVLNLSKNSIEHFLMAESEEEYSLQWLDLSDNNLLYFPLFPKRNRLQHLDLSRNSLQGLSLPPSHLEGSLNRNLQTNVTKSSLSLHLTELVYLDLSYNEITSIPWEFFRNMNSLRFLNLSRNCLHSFVIGEANMLNSLVNLDLSSNALLNLSLAWGSLSFLEHLHLQDNHLQNLPSNTFRGLTRIRIISLHNNNVNICWGTRWPEDHENGCTSFSRINTLGYLYLCNNNIKHLPPHAFHQTPLVELDLSLNPGMSIHPEALSDLEASLTNLSLKGNRLLSLGVNLSRFSNLRTLDVSENQLTELAISSRSLSLETVDLRNNQFSTLQQTSMELLNGTLRTLLLSGNPFDCCRSTEVRWLTWVDVPDKRSVLCHYQTKDGYSQAQLFSPRPSLCQEGTRDWTTWSLLLLILMIVIFLTIVVALGCCLTRRQKVKGIFLHHVKA